Proteins co-encoded in one Malus domestica chromosome 09, GDT2T_hap1 genomic window:
- the LOC139188017 gene encoding uncharacterized protein, with protein MSPTEWWIMYGTDAPTVRKLAIKVLSQTASSSACERNWSTFALIHTKQRNKLAHSSLEKLVYCYYNMKLQIRDKEAEIDHVDRGDPLDVFDIVGEDDDTEGNQLFQWIRPLHLDDDEGNPAPRVAEEARNEGINVERVLEEEVGSSSADSFEELLQPRPSNTGIPPFSNPTQPQHRADTNDSSSTRSGDSPTTGGGNDEGHSGAGGSGAGGSGGGYGNYYGPPPPGYMSPFTGEANFTHATQDDDHGSRRAGPGIGAIGKDYTRRERGKKILSSQEDDSLSRTSDSVGLGSSNYGYPHNQPFPYPSYPIPVGMESSDSWNQSQPQSSNDFSYGQPQPISDPYEWHINNYMQNYFGDLSFDNYSSQYTHSTHRDDEDSDKFEPHRNSMWF; from the exons atgtctccta ctgaatggtggatcatgtatgggaccgatgcaccaactgtgagaaagttagcaataaaagtattatcacaaacggcttcctcatctgcttgtgaaagaaattggagcacatttgcactcatccacacaaagcaaagaaataagttggctcatagtagcttggaaaaattagtttattgctactacaacatgaagcttcaaattcgagataaggaagcagaaatcgatcatgtcgaccgtggtgacccactagatgtgtttgatattgttggtgaagatgatgatacggagggtaaccaactttttcaatggattagacctcttcatttagatgatgatgaaggcaacccagctcccagagttgctgaagaagcacgtaatgaagggataaatgtagaaagagtattagaggaggaggtgggatctagcagcgctgactctttcgaAGAACTTTTGCAGCCAAGACCAagcaacactggaattccacctttttccaatcctacacaaccacaacatcgtgctgatactaatgatagctctagtacaagatcaggagactcacctaccaccggaggtgggaatgatgaaggacatagtggagctggaggtagtggagctggaggtagtggtggtggatatggaaactattatggaccaccacctcccggatatatgagccccttcactggtgaggcaaacttcacgcatgcaacccaggatgatgaccatggcagtaggcgggcaggaccaggaattggtgccatagggaaggactatactcgcagagaaagaggcaaaaagattttgtcaagtcaagaagatgactcgttatctagaacttcagactctgttggattgggaagtagtaactatggttatcctcataaccaaccatttccctacccttcatatcccattcctgttgggatggaatcgagcgactcatggaatcaatcccagcctcaatcttcaaatgatttttcttatggacaacctcaaccaatctcggatccatatgagtggcatattaacaattacatgcaaaactattttggggatttatcatttgataactactcttcacaatacactcattctacacatagagatgatgaagatagtgacaaatttgaacctcataggaactctatgtggttctaa